The Deinococcus depolymerans genome has a segment encoding these proteins:
- a CDS encoding glutaminyl-peptide cyclotransferase — translation MSPLLAAGFLLSPGAAQTAAATPVLVPTVTARHPHDRAAFTEGLQYLGGSYLESTGQVGQSGVRRVDLKSGRVLTQVSTPLATAFGEGVTALGNVVYHLTWQEGVAFTFDAASLRETGRLRYDGEGWGLTNDGRQLIMSNGTSTLVWRDPKTFRVTRSVRVTDQGQPVRNLNELEYVQGSVYANVWLTDRVARIDPQSGRVTAWLDLSALTREASAAAARAGHSLTFDDVPNGIAFVPERGTLLLTGKRWGTLFEVRVPGVKVDAGIGGRAAPRR, via the coding sequence ATGTCCCCCCTGCTGGCGGCAGGGTTCCTTCTCTCGCCCGGCGCGGCCCAGACGGCAGCCGCGACGCCCGTCCTGGTCCCCACCGTCACGGCCCGGCACCCGCATGACCGCGCCGCCTTCACCGAGGGGCTTCAGTACCTGGGGGGCAGTTACCTGGAGAGCACCGGGCAGGTCGGGCAGTCCGGGGTGCGGCGCGTGGACCTGAAATCCGGACGGGTCCTGACCCAGGTCAGCACGCCGCTCGCGACGGCCTTCGGCGAGGGCGTGACCGCGCTGGGAAACGTCGTGTACCACCTGACCTGGCAGGAGGGGGTGGCCTTCACGTTCGACGCGGCGTCCCTCAGGGAGACCGGACGCCTGAGGTACGACGGGGAGGGCTGGGGCCTGACCAACGACGGCCGGCAGCTGATCATGAGTAACGGCACGTCCACGCTGGTCTGGCGGGACCCGAAGACCTTCCGCGTGACGCGCAGCGTGAGGGTCACGGACCAGGGACAGCCGGTCCGGAACCTGAACGAACTGGAGTACGTGCAGGGCAGCGTGTACGCGAACGTCTGGCTGACCGACCGTGTGGCTCGCATCGACCCGCAGAGTGGACGGGTCACGGCCTGGCTGGACCTGAGCGCCCTGACCCGCGAGGCGAGCGCCGCGGCGGCCCGCGCCGGCCATTCCCTGACCTTCGACGACGTGCCCAACGGCATTGCGTTCGTGCCGGAGCGCGGTACGCTGCTGCTGACCGGTAAACGCTGGGGCACGCTGTTCGAGGTCAGGGTGCCGGGCGTGAAGGTTGACGCTGGCATCGGCGGCCGCGCCGCGCCGCGCCGCTGA